From Platichthys flesus chromosome 19, fPlaFle2.1, whole genome shotgun sequence:
CCTCATGGTAAGTGACCTCTATTGAGCCTGCGTTCACAAGCATCTTGTGCATTGGGCAGCTCCACAGGGACATTAGGTCCACAGGGACATTTAtgttaaggccaatgtatgctccTCCGTTTTGACGggcacggacagataggaccacCTTCTTTGCCGAGGGAACCTCCTCTCCAGGCTTcacggagagcttttcgtgcagctctgatttttcttggtacacgtcggcatggcgaGCCTACGGATAGCCAGTGGATGTGATGGGTCCGCTAACGACAGTATTTCAgaacgacatcatttccggacctcaaacttcctgtttcatttcctatatcacaataaacccaaacaaagctacgattctacgattaatgtgacaagtgtgttaagccagtgGAGtagtccggctgacggtggctggttagagccctggcggcatgtgtgtacggtcacatacggttataatgAACTTTCATCTCCCCCAGCCGCAGCACGTGCCCAGCgatttaaccacaaataccaaaatAGTAATGCAAAGTGACTTGGataagtaactttaatctgattactggtttggaaatagtaacgcgttagattaatcgttactgaaaaaagtggtcagattagagtaacgaGTTACTAAGTAACAAGTTACTAAGTAACGCGCTACTGGCATCACTGATCGCGAGTCCCTGCtaactgtgtgtggaagctgggggggaagctagctgcctccgtgtagcttcaagctgtttaATTAGCAACacagttcggaaacaagaccgaggaaccgctgcgctaagaaacgataacataatCGTTATGACccactgggtgtcactttattttatttagttaccatcgtacactgtgtgtgtgaaaagcaggtaaataatgaacgtggacttcttctgagaactcatgaggtaggccTCTCTAAGCTTGTCTTCCGTTGCACCACCTACTGTTCTTGCGCCCAATTGTATTCAGCACCGGAgaattataaatcaaaaagtgtctgtacgatccgtccgtccgtaatggactcggagaagcatacattggcctttagacTTTATGGGAAGAAAAAGACTGTTCCCCTCCAAACAGACTGAATCAGCTGTTAAATGTCCACCAAGTTGTCTGGCAGTCAGCAGAGTGAAAAGTCAATCAACAGCCAAACAGTGAATGAGAAATTGAAGAAAAGAGCTTGATGAGGTGTAGCAGCTGATAGATTTTAGTGTGTCGGTTTATTTGTGCTTTAATGGAGTCGGTTTGTGTCATGGTTCCATGCAACTGCTGCGTGTCGTCCTCATCAGGTGACCCGAGCCATCTGCTCGGAGCAAAGGTTGTGAAAACTCAACTTCCCCTTGTCACCAGCACTGCTGGCTGTGGGAAACCTGCAGTAATGTCGCCTTTATcagcaaaaaaaactgtaacagAGCACAaaacttaaagaagtactaacagGGAGTTTACAGTATTACAATTCACACTGAGAGCTTCTGCTCTAACAATGGCTGTGTTTGAAATCCCCCACTCCTCACTAGATAGGGTGTTCTATGCAGAGGACTATATAGTGAGCTCATTTGCAAAAGAAAATAGGCAAGTACGTCATTGTTGCAGGATTATGAAGAAGAACGTCGGCCGGTAGAAATCCCACActatatttcaaatgtttattttacacttcaGTATTAATACTTTGAGATAAAATGCACATTGAATGACcatgtttaaatgtagaaaaCTTTCTGCcgcagtttgtgttgtgatgctcTGCTCTAATATTCATTAGTGCGAGAAATCGTTATTTCAGATACCACAACAAAATGGCGAACTAactacactgctcaaaaaaattaaaggaacacttttttatcagggtatggcatgaatttaattgcacttttttgataattatctgGTCAGTTAATGAGCAGAGGGGGTTGTTAATCAGTTTCAgctagggctgaacgatttggggaaataatctaattgcgatttttccccccaaaattgcgattgcgatttaatatgcgattttttttctcccaaaaaaaacataatgaatgatttaaatatgaccaacacaatattagatacatttactgtacactattctttcccacatttttatttaactgctcattacagcaacaagaaaaacaaatcagtgtgcatttaagtaatttaatcaaagtcattgtaagtataaacacaaggcttACGCTTTATTGttggtgtcttactgctcccaagtcagtaacatttccagtgttgggaaggatactttgaaaacgtattccgttacagaatacatgcccaatcaatttgagtaacgtattctgaatacttggattacttccacattgaattaatttttataagtgttggaaagcggcgttgttatagtcagtggagcagaagcagtttaagctctgtgtccgcggatgcggcgggccagctggattcgctggaagggcagcttgcggatcagcaactccgtagattcccgttcatgtccgggtggtcgtgccgcggtatggaggcgccggacctcagcaggaacacccccatgctgaacaccaccGTCTCGCATGtatgtgaccggggggctctggagccccgccgccccggagcacggcttgcttttccgcggagtgattttcaggtccgccgcccgaaccgcggtcagcagcggcatgagctcgctctatgagtccgccacgtcggccgaagactttagaaccctgtaggtgatgcaggcttgcttcgctatcttctggatcagaggagttttgtggccCCTGCGgcactcttgctgcgggtgaggacagcagcccagtgccctactctctttcgcacgttCTATTCGCGCacgctgcgattagaaaatcgcgttttatcaaatcgagattttatcgcaaatgcaattaatcgttcagccctagttTCAGCTGCATTAGTGTTGATGGAATTAACAACAGGTGCACTAGCGGGGCAACAATGAGACGACCCCCAAAACAGcagtggttttgcatgtgtagGCCATTCCAAGTTTCTCCCTCTTGATCACTACGACTGGTTTTCCATTAGTGTTGGCTTTAGCTAGAGTCATTATCTCTACTGGGAGCATGAGGCGATTTCTTAACCCTACAGAAGTTGCACAGAttgtccaactcctccaggatggcacatcCATGCATGCCCAAGGAGATTTGAGGTGTCTCCCAGCTTAATttccagaacatggaggagattccaggagacaggcagttactctaggagagctggacagggccgtagaaggtcctcaacccatcagcaggaccgatatctgctgctttgtgcaaggAGGAACAGGTTGAGCACTGCCCGAGCCCTACagaatgacctccagcaggccaCTGGTGTGATTGTCTCTGCCCAAATagtcagaaacagacttcatTAGGGTGGCCTCAGGGCACGACGTCCTGTAGTGTGCCCTGTGCTCATTGCTCAGCACCGTGGAGCTCGATTGGCATTTGCtatagaacaccagaattggCATGTCCGCCACTGGCGCCCTGTacttttcacagatgagagcaggttcaccTTGAGCACCTGTGATAGACGTGAAAGGGTCTGGAGAAGCCAATGAGAACACTATGCTGCCTGCAACATCGTTCAGCATGACCGGTTTggtggtgggtcagtgatggtctggggaggcatatcCATGGAGGGATGCACAGACCTCTACAGGCTAGAGAACGGCAGTCTTACTGCCATTAGGTATCGGGATGAAATCCTTGAACCCATGGTCAGACCCTACGCTGGTGGAGTAggtcctgggttcctcctgatTCATGATAATTTGTCAAAtgcttttaatatgttttactCACGTTTCGAATCATctgatttctctgagaacaTTTCTATGTGGAGGGACTCTCTTGTCCCTCACAATGACATTGTGATAGCCCAGGAAGTAGTAACAACTCTGTGTACGAGAGTTAATATTATGAAAGCTGCAGGCCCTGATGCTGTTTGCGGACGCACACTCCGTTACTGTGCTGACCAGCTCAGTGTGGTATTCACTCCACTCTTTAATATGTGTGCTAAGAAAGGCCAGATACCTCAGATATGGAAGAGGTCCACTATAATACCACTAGCGAAATCAAAAAATCCCCAAGAGCTAAAAGACTTCAGACCAGTAGCACTTACATCCTTAGTAATGAAGATTTTTGAGAAATTTTTTTAAGGATGAAATCATGTCCCTGGTCAGTGGTAAACTTGACCCATTGCAGTTTGCTTATCAAACTGGGAAAGGTGTAGCTGATGCAAAACTCTTCCTTCTAGACACAATGtataaacatttagaaaagcCTGGATCTCATGCTAGATTGTTATTTGCAgacttttcttctgctttcaaTAAGATGCAGCCAcatattttaattgagagactAGCTGCTGAGTTTGAGTTACCCCTTCAGATActgttgttgcttttaaacTTCTTAACAGACAGAACTCAGAGGGTCTCTGTGAATGGACACTTGTCCCAGGCCATTACCTCGAATACTGGTTCACCTCAAGGGTGCGTACTCTCACCCCTTGTTCATTTTGTACACAGATAGCTGTAGGTCCTCTCAACAGGGAAGTTATCTAGCTAAATTCTCGGACGACACTGCGTTGCTGTCCCTTTTCCAAGGTCCACATTGCAGCCATGGCCTTGCTTTGACATCGTTTGTTAATTGGTGTGATAACAACTTCTTAGatctaaatatagaaaaaacaaaggagctAGTCATAGATTTTGGGAAAGTGAAGGGAGCGCTCAAACCAAGTATCATCCATGGGGAGGAAGTCCAACTTGTGGACACCTACAAATATCTAGGCACAGTATTTGATAACCAGCTTAAATTCCATACAAATACAGAGGTAATTGTTAAAAAGGGACAACAAATAGTTCACCTGTTGAGAATGCTGAACTCTTTCAGTGTCtctaaagttattttgagaattttttACCAATCTTTCATTGAGagtcttttaactttttcctttaTATGCTGGACTAACAGTCTGTCAGTTAAAGACAtgaatagtttaaataaaattgtgaagATCTGCTCCAAGATCACTGGCATCCAGCTCAAGAGCATAAGTTCATTGTGGAACAAACAAGCAGTCCAGAAAGCCAAATGCATTATCAGTCAGCCTGACCATGTCCTCAGTAAAGAATTTAAACTAATATCTTCAGGGCGGTGCTACTGTTCAATCAGGACAAGAACAATGAGGTACTCCTACTCTTTTATCCCTGCAACCATCAGGTTACTAAATGATGACAAAAGTAAGGAGTAGGTGGAGAGCACACCAGTGTTGCTGGGTGTTTCCGGGGGCAGGGTGGTTGTTACTGACGGGCTGAAATGAATTgtgagttaaatgtgtgtgttggattgcctttgatatatgtttttgtctacctcctattgctatttattgtatttattaagtaatCTATTATGTGAGACTGGAAACTGTGAACGAAATTGCCCatgttgggataaataaagttttctaatctaatctaatctaatctacaATGCCCTGCCTCATGTGGCAAGGGTATGCAGGCAGtacctggaggatgaagaaattgATGCATTGAATGGCCCTCACGATCGCCTGACCTAAACCCGATAGAACACCTCTGGGACATTATGTTTTGGTCCATCAGACACTGCCAGGTTGCTCctcagactttacaggagctcactgatgcccttAGACAGATCTGGGAGGACATCCCACAAGACACCACCCATTGTCTCATTAGGAGCATGCCGCGACGTTGTCAAGCACGCATACAAGCACGTGGGGGCCACACAAGATATTGAGAAGCATTTTGAGTTGCAAAAATTTAATTTTGGCAAAATGGACAAGCCTGCCACATCACTTTTTCACTATGATTTTCGGGGTGTCTATACAATTTAGCCCTCTGTAGGCTGAAcacttttatttccatcaaagatgtggcatccttttgttcctaagacattaaactgtccatatcagtataaatatccaacatattttttttttcacaatgagatctgatgtgttttcaaagttttcctttaatttttttgagcagtgtatataGTGGACAGCATAGTGATTCGTGGGTGATTTCAGACATAGCCAAAGTAGTCCTGAATGAATGCAGGTGTATGGAGCCTCACAGTCTGATTCTCAGGGTTCCTGTAGGTTATTTAGTCGTCCCAGTTACTTATCACAAGAAGTGTGTTTGTAGGTTATCTGAGGATATAGAGAGGAAGACAAGTTCAACTGGGTTCAAATGGTTGCCGCTGATATTAATTAAGTATAATGTTGATACCATGCTAATATTCTAATTAGCATGTACAACTGAGGATGCtggaaatgtgatatttatgtgtgtgtgttctagcGATTAATCCCAAGGGAAAAATTAAAGTATAGTATTTACAAAAGTCATGTTACTCCATCCAATTATTTGTCTATATAGTTGAATGAAAACCTAAAAACTCATtaaggggcggctgtggctgaggggtagagtggtagtcctccaacctgaaggtcggcagttcgatccccagtctgacccatctgcatgcagaggtgcccttgggcaagatgctgaaccccgaatggccccccatagaataacaaagtgctgcggatagatgcactgtatgaatgtgtgtgtgaatgggtgaatgcaaAACTGTACTTTAAGTGCTTTGAGTTGtcttcaagactagaaaagcactatataaatacaaaaccatttaccattaaagTCAGACAGGGTGATCCCGATTCTTCCTCTTCTGGGAACCTTGAATGTCTGCACAAAACTCCAGGGTAGTCCATCCAAAAAAGCATAATGCTCGCATAGCTTAAAAGGAATGCTCATAGATATCCTGACCTTCATGGCACTTTCACTCATAACTACTCTGATTcacttaaaagaaaaatctagCACTGAAACTAAACCAAAAGTTAAAGGAGAAAATAGTTTAAAggagaaatcaaataaaatccaACCATCTTGTTAGAAGGACGTAGCAGCCAAAGTGGATTGAGCACTGAGGTATGTTAATAGCATTTTGTTTAGCAGCAAACCAGCTGTAATTCCATGCTGTGTCCTGTGGCTCACAGGTGCCACAGTACACTGGTCTTCTTCTTGTAGCTCACTGGTTTTATTCTAATCTGGTCCTGGGTCTGTCAAACAGACATCCTGTTGTTCTCTCTGAGTTTTCCATTCACCACTGTTTTCTGTCTCGGTTTATTTTGCAATGCAGTTGAACCGGTCCCTTACATTTCTGGAGGGCAGGAGCCGCTATTATCCCTTCTTCCTGATGTTGTCTCCTCCGGCTCCTCACTCCCCCTGGACGGCAGCGCCTCAGTACCAGAAGGAGTTTGCAGATGTCAAAGCTCCTCGAGATGGGAGTTTTGACAAAGCAGGGAAGGTACGACAAAGAGTAACGCCAAACTAATGAAAGTTTAATCCTTGCTTTTTTAGTTGTGATCCCAATCGTactgtatttgtcttttctgtttcaGGACAAACACTGGCTGCTGCGTCAACCTATCAACCCCATGCCAGAGAGCTCACTGACCTATCTGGATAATGCATACAGGAAAAGgtacttctgtttgtttgtgtgcttgtccACCTGCTTGTCCGGTTTCTCCTCCGAAACCCATCCTGTGTTACTTTACTGCAGTAAAATACAGGATGTGAATTcaaatcacagaaaaatgaCAGCAACTGAAACAAAGAACAGGTTCTCCAGAAACGTGTGAAAGGACTCCGATCAGAAACGGAAGAAAAttggaaaacatttgaaactttTGAATTGCGTTCAAATGACAACTGATCAGACGACCATCTCTCCTGCAGGTGGCAGACCCTGTTGTCTGTTGACGACATGGTGGAGACGCTGGTCAATAAACTCGATAGTATAAAGGAACTGGACAACACTTACATCTTCTACACCTCAGACAACGGCTACCACACAGGTCTGAGCGCGCTCCGGTCCTCGGATGCTTGAACAGCAGTGCACCTCAGGATCTCCGTGTAATCACCTGTCTTCACTGTTCCAGGTCAGTTCTCTCTGCCCATCGATAAGAGGCAGCTGTACGAGTTTGACATCAGGACCCCGCTCCTGGTCCGTGGTCCTGGCATCAAACCGAACCAGACGCTGAAGGTCACAACACATTTGCTGCTTGCTCCTTTGCCTGTCATCTTtggtttgatgtgttttcagcatttgatttctttttgcGCGTCTCCTTCAGGCTCCGGTTCTGAATATTGACCTGGCTCCCACCATAATGGACATAGCTGGCCTCAACCTGTCCTCTGTGAATGTCGATGGGCAGTCTTTCCTCAGTCAGATGGTCAGccgttttttatttgaattgactaaaatgttttcatgagCTGCTCTCATTTTGGAAACATTAACTGAGGTTTTCTGCCTAGGCTCCCTCACTGCGTAACGGAAGTGTACGGCCCTTTTTCCTTATTGAATACACCGGAGAGGGACATCCCAAACCAGATCCAGCGTGTCCAAAACAAGGCCCTGGAGTATCTGTATGTGCAGTgagatatttcatttaatttccaatacTAAAAGAATAACAAAACCATTGTGGCAAAAATGCTTAGTTGCAACACTATCATTCTCTCCAGCAATGTTTcccagactgtgtgtgtgaagatgccTACAACAACACCTACGCCTGCGTCCGGACCCTCGACAGCGAAAACAACCTGCAGTACTGCGAGTTTGCCGACAGCGAGGTAGAGCGGGACTGTCTTCGTGAAACAGGTGATTCTCTTTGTGAAAATGGATGTGCAACTTGATGTTTGCTCTCCTTTGTGTCCCCCAGTCGTTTGTGGAGGTGTACAACCTGACGTCAGACCCCCACCAGCTGGAGAACATTGTGAAGAAGGTGGATCCAACCGTCCTGCAGGCGATGAACCAGCGGCTCATCAAGCTGCAGTCCTGTGAGGGTGACAGCTGCCGTCACATCAAGTAACGGAGAGGCAGCAGAGCGTTTACATACCCCGAGAAGCTGCCAAACACCCACTACTATCATACTATTATACTCGTACACCTCTTTCCCACCAAATCAGCTCAGGTTCTTAAACCTTTTACATTCAGGGTTCTTTGAACTGGAGGCTACCCAGTGAACCAGCCTGCGTTTCCACATGTTTTGAGTGGAACCATTGTGATTCCAATAGGTTCCTTCATTAGAGAGGCGGTGgcctagtggcagaaacttggactatgggcagagaaggtctctggttcaactccaaggagagacaacaaaagacgaacctggattgatctgtccaaaaatccaagagtctccctaccctgtctagtgcccctgagcaaggcaccttactcccccaacatctgctccccgagcgccgtacatggtcgctcactcaATTCCGGCCAATGTTTGATACACTCACTGATGTCATCACGGTTCACTCTTTGAAACCTAAAATTGTT
This genomic window contains:
- the gnsb gene encoding glucosamine (N-acetyl)-6-sulfatase (Sanfilippo disease IIID), b yields the protein MEPDPTRCGGRAALLVMGVRSGAGRTTPRRRGTGLPGAATLLWLLPALLTYLVRCAESAKPSNIVLILADDQDVQLGGMTPMKKTRTLIGEAGATFVNAYTVTPLCCPSRSSILTGQYPHNHEVRNNSLTGNCSSPQWQKGPESEAFPVYLSKQKYQTFFAGKYLNQYGKKDAGDVSHVPPGWNHWHALVGNSQYYNYTLSVDGKEEKHGDSYEKDYLTDLMLNRSLTFLEGRSRYYPFFLMLSPPAPHSPWTAAPQYQKEFADVKAPRDGSFDKAGKDKHWLLRQPINPMPESSLTYLDNAYRKRWQTLLSVDDMVETLVNKLDSIKELDNTYIFYTSDNGYHTGQFSLPIDKRQLYEFDIRTPLLVRGPGIKPNQTLKAPVLNIDLAPTIMDIAGLNLSSVNVDGQSFLSQMAPSLRNGSVRPFFLIEYTGEGHPKPDPACPKQGPGVSQCFPDCVCEDAYNNTYACVRTLDSENNLQYCEFADSESFVEVYNLTSDPHQLENIVKKVDPTVLQAMNQRLIKLQSCEGDSCRHIK